In a single window of the Zea mays cultivar B73 chromosome 5, Zm-B73-REFERENCE-NAM-5.0, whole genome shotgun sequence genome:
- the LOC100280184 gene encoding uncharacterized LOC100280184 (The RefSeq protein has 1 substitution compared to this genomic sequence), with product MCIAAWIWQAHPVHQLLLLLNRDEFHSRPTKAVGWWGEGSKKILGGRDVLGGGTWMGCTKDGRPAFLTNVLEPDAMPGARTRGDLPLKFLQSNKSPLEVATEVAEEADEYNGFNLILADLTTNIMVYVSNRPKGQPATIQLVSPGLHVLSNARLDSPWQKAILLGKNFRELLREHGADEVEVKDIVERLMTDTTKADKDRLPNTGCDPNWEHGLSSIFIEVQTDQGPYGTRSTAVLSVNYDGEASLYEKYLESGIWKDHTVSYQIE from the exons ATGTGCATTGCTGCATGGATTTGGCAGGCTCACCCTGTGCACCAACTCCTCCTGCTTCTCAACAGAGATGAGTTCCACAGCAG GCCTACAAAAGCAGTAGGATGGTGGGgtgaaggctcaaagaagatccttGGTGGCAGGGATGTGCTTGGTGGAGGAACATGGATGGGGTGCACCAAGGATGGAAGGCTTGCCTTCCTGACCAATGTGCTTGAACCAGATGCCATGCCCGGTGCACGGACTAGGGGAGATCTGCCTCTCAAATTCCTGCAG AGCAACAAGAGCCCACTCGAAGTTGCAACTGAAGTGGCAGAAGAAGCTGATGAATACAATGGCTTCAACCTCATACTAGCTGATCTAACAACAAATATCATGGTTTATGTGTCAAACCGGCCTAAGGGTCAGCCTGCAACAATTCAACTCGTGTCACCAGGACTCCATGTGCTGTCCAATGCAAGGCTAGATAGCCCTTGGCAGAAG GCAATTCTCCTCGGTAAAAACTTCAGGGAGCTTCTTAGGGAGCATGGTGCTGATGAGGTTGAAGTGAAGGATATAGTTGAGAGGCTAATGACTGACACCACAAAGGCTGACAAAGATAGACTGCCAAACACTGGTTGTGATCCCAACTGGGAGCATGGTCTGAGCTCCATCTTCATTGAGGTGCAAACTGACCAA GGGCCCTATGGGACACGGAGCACAGCCGTTTTATCAGTGAACTATGATGGCGAAGCTAGCTTGTACGAGAAGTATCTTGAGAGTGGTATATGGAAGGATCACACAGTGAGTTACCAGATAGAGTAG
- the LOC100282606 gene encoding tRNA-splicing endonuclease subunit Sen2 → MKGGKSNAAGRSLGEETPTEDCGADTMQRKLMDLPGPRWKKGKDCKGFAALAAANPMSSIVAELQASLRDSEAVAILAAHARDAILEVGPRQAALLNGAAFGRAVEGAGAESQWFQLGPEEVFFLCHALKCLRVESNNKTRIGAPELWGLLASGSEQFPEMYRAYQYLRLKNWVVRSGLQYGADFVAYRHHPALVHSEFTVVVAPEGKAFGTRCARMEVWSEVLCALRASGSVAKTLLVLTISTKSCELGSLDCLEQMIVHERTITRWIPQQCSEQQDKPCREETNRDGQRQKSCIEVSSNEEQEHTSGGVVFSYWPVVLSYTILFSVLVYKLKS, encoded by the exons ATGAAGGGGGGCAAATCCAATGCAGCAGGCAGGAGCTTAGGAGAGGAGACGCCGACGGAAGATTGCGGGGCGGACACCATGCAGCGGAAG CTTATGGATTTGCCAGGTCCCAGATGGAAGAAGGGCAAGGACTGCAAGGGCTTTGCAGCACTGGCAGCAGCCAATCCCATGTCCAGCATAGTTGCGGAGCTCCAGGCTTCACTGCGGGACTCGGAAGCCGTGGCGATTCTAGCCGCGCACGCCAGGGACGCGATCCTCGAGGTCGGCCCACGCCAAGCCGCGCTTCTGAACGGcgctgccttcggcagggccgtgGAGGGTGCAGGTGCAGAGAGCCAGTGGTTCCAGCTGGGCCCCGAGGAAGTGTTCTTCCTTTGCCATGCCCTGAAGTGCCTCAGGGTTGAGTCGAATAACAAGACGCGGATTGGTGCGCCCGAGCTGTGGGGTCTCTTGGCCTCCGGCTCAGAGCAATTCCCGGAGATGTACAGGGCGTATCAATACCTCAGGCTGAAGAACTGGGTTGTAAGGTCGGGACTGCAGTACGGGGCAGACTTTGTTGCTTACCGTCATCATCCGGCACTTGTGCACTCGGAGTTCACGGTGGTTGTGGCTCCAGAAGGGAAAGCATTCGGCACCAGGTGTGCCCGCATGGAGGTCTGGTCTGAAGTACTCTGTGCGCTTCGGGCCTCTGGAAGTGTGGCCAAGACGTTACTTGTTCTTACCATCAGCACCAAGAGCTGCGAGCTGGGATCCTTGGATTGTTTGGAGCAGATGATTGTTCATGAGAGGACGATCACGAGATGGATACCACAGCAGTGCAGTGAGCAACAAGACAAACCATGTAGAGAAGAAACCAACAGGGATGGACAAAGACAAAAATCTTGCATAGAAGTATCAAGCAACGAAGAACAAGAGCATACAAGTGGGGGTGTAGTGTTTAGCTATTGGCCCGTAGTGCTAAGCTATACAATTCTTTTCAGTGTACTTGTCTACAAGCTGAAATCTTAA
- the LOC100282606 gene encoding tRNA-splicing endonuclease subunit Sen2 isoform X1, with amino-acid sequence MKGGKSNAAGRSLGEETPTEDCGADTMQRKICGVRIPIKVSYVVCHQLMDLPGPRWKKGKDCKGFAALAAANPMSSIVAELQASLRDSEAVAILAAHARDAILEVGPRQAALLNGAAFGRAVEGAGAESQWFQLGPEEVFFLCHALKCLRVESNNKTRIGAPELWGLLASGSEQFPEMYRAYQYLRLKNWVVRSGLQYGADFVAYRHHPALVHSEFTVVVAPEGKAFGTRCARMEVWSEVLCALRASGSVAKTLLVLTISTKSCELGSLDCLEQMIVHERTITRWIPQQCSEQQDKPCREETNRDGQRQKSCIEVSSNEEQEHTSGGVVFSYWPVVLSYTILFSVLVYKLKS; translated from the exons ATGAAGGGGGGCAAATCCAATGCAGCAGGCAGGAGCTTAGGAGAGGAGACGCCGACGGAAGATTGCGGGGCGGACACCATGCAGCGGAAG ATCTGCGGAGTACGGATTCCCATCAAGGTCTCATATGTCGTGTGCCATCAGCTTATGGATTTGCCAGGTCCCAGATGGAAGAAGGGCAAGGACTGCAAGGGCTTTGCAGCACTGGCAGCAGCCAATCCCATGTCCAGCATAGTTGCGGAGCTCCAGGCTTCACTGCGGGACTCGGAAGCCGTGGCGATTCTAGCCGCGCACGCCAGGGACGCGATCCTCGAGGTCGGCCCACGCCAAGCCGCGCTTCTGAACGGcgctgccttcggcagggccgtgGAGGGTGCAGGTGCAGAGAGCCAGTGGTTCCAGCTGGGCCCCGAGGAAGTGTTCTTCCTTTGCCATGCCCTGAAGTGCCTCAGGGTTGAGTCGAATAACAAGACGCGGATTGGTGCGCCCGAGCTGTGGGGTCTCTTGGCCTCCGGCTCAGAGCAATTCCCGGAGATGTACAGGGCGTATCAATACCTCAGGCTGAAGAACTGGGTTGTAAGGTCGGGACTGCAGTACGGGGCAGACTTTGTTGCTTACCGTCATCATCCGGCACTTGTGCACTCGGAGTTCACGGTGGTTGTGGCTCCAGAAGGGAAAGCATTCGGCACCAGGTGTGCCCGCATGGAGGTCTGGTCTGAAGTACTCTGTGCGCTTCGGGCCTCTGGAAGTGTGGCCAAGACGTTACTTGTTCTTACCATCAGCACCAAGAGCTGCGAGCTGGGATCCTTGGATTGTTTGGAGCAGATGATTGTTCATGAGAGGACGATCACGAGATGGATACCACAGCAGTGCAGTGAGCAACAAGACAAACCATGTAGAGAAGAAACCAACAGGGATGGACAAAGACAAAAATCTTGCATAGAAGTATCAAGCAACGAAGAACAAGAGCATACAAGTGGGGGTGTAGTGTTTAGCTATTGGCCCGTAGTGCTAAGCTATACAATTCTTTTCAGTGTACTTGTCTACAAGCTGAAATCTTAA